The following proteins are co-located in the Rattus norvegicus strain BN/NHsdMcwi chromosome X, GRCr8, whole genome shotgun sequence genome:
- the LOC134484045 gene encoding large ribosomal subunit protein eL21-like, which produces MFSRPFRKHGVVPLATYMGIYKKGDIVDIKGMGTVQKGIPHKCYHGKTERVYNVTQHAVGIIVNKQVKGKFLVKRINVRIEHIKHSKSRDSFLKQVKENDQKKKEAKEKGTWVQLKRQPAPPREAHFVRTNGKEPELMEPIPYGAMA; this is translated from the coding sequence atgttctctagaccttttaggaaacatggagtcgttcctttggccacatacatgggaatctacaagaagggtgatattgtagacatcaagggaatgggcactgttcaaaaaggaataCCCCATAAGTGTTACCACGGAAAAACCGAaagagtctacaatgtcacccagcatgccgtgggcatcattgtaaacaagcaagttaaaggcaagTTTCTGGTCAAGCGGATCAATGTGCGgattgagcacatcaagcactcaaagagcagagacagcttcctgaagcaggtgaaggagaacgatcagaagaaaaaggaagccaaagagaagggcacctgggttcagctgaagcgccagcctgcaccacccagagaagcccactttgtgaggactaacggaaaggagcctgagctgATGGAGCCCATTCCATACGGAGCCATGGCCTAA